ATCGCCAATGGCTGCAGGATGCATTTGTTCGTGGATGTTTTGCGCATGTGCCATGGCGCTCTCGTAGTCAACGTGAAGGTGGACGCGCGACATCGCGCCATTAAGCTCGGTCACCACGACCTTTGATCCGATGGCGACGGCGCGCGTGCCTCCCGTTTCGACGAGGCGCATCGCGAAATCGATGTCGGTTATGATGCAAAGGCAGGGCCTGCCGTCCTCTTCAAAGCATATCGAGCTAATATCGTGTTGATCAAGAAAGACACAGAGAGCATCGCGTTCTGCAACACTCGCGACAGCTAATACTGCTGTGTCGCGTGCTACTGTCACGGATCTGGAGTATTCGTGGCCTGTGATGACTGTGCCCGTCGCCGCTCCGTTATTAGTCAGTGCTTTGCACACTATGGTGACTGCGTGCTTATTAGCATAATCCACTGCCCTGTGGTGCAGCACCTTTGCGCCCTGTCGCGACATCTGCGCGATTGTCCCATACCCAATCTTCGGGATTAATCGTGCCCCTGGTACAAGATGAGGATCTGCCGTGTAGACGCCCTTAACATCTGAATATATTTCGCACACTTGCCCTCCCAACATAGCCGCGATCACGACCGCTGTCAGATCGGAGCTGTTTCTGCCGAGAAACGTTAGTCTGCCCGACTGATCAACTGCCTGACCACCCGCGACAACGACAATGTCATGCTCCTGAAGTGCAGCCCTGATTGGCTGAGGATCGACGCTTTCAACTGAGGCGCGACCGAAGTCCGAATTTGTGCGTATCCCTAGGACATAGCCGTTCAACGACGTTACGGGAATCCCAAGGCGACTGACCGCAGCTTCCAACAGGCACGCACTCAGCATCTCGCCGATAGCAAGCGTCGCATCGAGATTCGATGGCGTTGCTTCCCTATTGACGCCAAGCACGGTTGATTTCAGCTCGTCGGTCATTCCAGACATTGCGCTGACCACGGCAACTATCTTGCTTCCTCCTTCAGCTCGCAGCTCAGCTAAATACCGAGCAACTCGGGCATAATGGCAAGGGTCTCGAAAACTCGAGCCCCGAATTTGACAATAGTCGTCTTCATGATTCACCGATCAAATTTTGGCGATCGCAAGCTGTGCGATGAGGAGTGCGTTGAGTGCGGCCCCAACCTGAACGTTGTCGGCTACAACCCACATCCACAGCCCGCGCGGGTTCTCTGGATTAACTCGGACCCGTCCGACGTGAACATCTGCAGGATCTCCCAGATAGCGCGGCGTTGGATATCCGTCAGCATAAAGTCGAACACCTGGTTCATTTGCCAGGAGCTCATGGACCTGTTCTAGTCGAACATGTTCGTCAAACTCGACGTATACCGCCTCGGAATGACCCGTCTTTACCGGCACTCTGACGCAGGTGGCGGCTAACTGCAGATGAGGCATACCGAAGATCTTCCGTGACTCTTGAACCAGCTTGCGTTCCTC
This is a stretch of genomic DNA from Rhizobium bangladeshense. It encodes these proteins:
- a CDS encoding aspartate kinase, translating into MNHEDDYCQIRGSSFRDPCHYARVARYLAELRAEGGSKIVAVVSAMSGMTDELKSTVLGVNREATPSNLDATLAIGEMLSACLLEAAVSRLGIPVTSLNGYVLGIRTNSDFGRASVESVDPQPIRAALQEHDIVVVAGGQAVDQSGRLTFLGRNSSDLTAVVIAAMLGGQVCEIYSDVKGVYTADPHLVPGARLIPKIGYGTIAQMSRQGAKVLHHRAVDYANKHAVTIVCKALTNNGAATGTVITGHEYSRSVTVARDTAVLAVASVAERDALCVFLDQHDISSICFEEDGRPCLCIITDIDFAMRLVETGGTRAVAIGSKVVVTELNGAMSRVHLHVDYESAMAHAQNIHEQMHPAAIGDLVIEND